From Carboxydocella sporoproducens DSM 16521, a single genomic window includes:
- a CDS encoding chemotaxis protein CheC, with amino-acid sequence MGEFKKLSEAQLDVIREVCNIGAGNGATALATMLGQRVEMSVPEINIVSYQEILEASPICQETVYGIYQKIKGQAPGEVLWLLPQSMAQQLVEMLLQRSVTETGSFNQFELSALAEVGNIVTGGFLAAITGFTGIRFYPSIPGVALDYGCNILSSVAAELGHVSNEVLIIETIFKLNHKEMIGHFFLLPEPDSLRVIVTALGV; translated from the coding sequence GTGGGGGAATTCAAAAAATTGAGTGAAGCGCAGCTGGATGTAATCAGGGAAGTTTGCAATATTGGTGCTGGTAATGGTGCCACTGCTCTGGCCACCATGCTGGGTCAGAGAGTAGAGATGTCAGTGCCGGAGATAAATATTGTTTCTTATCAGGAGATTCTGGAAGCATCGCCTATTTGCCAGGAAACTGTTTATGGTATTTACCAGAAGATTAAGGGGCAAGCTCCAGGAGAAGTTTTATGGCTCTTGCCGCAATCCATGGCCCAGCAGCTGGTGGAAATGCTGTTACAGCGCTCTGTAACTGAGACGGGGAGTTTTAATCAGTTTGAGTTATCGGCCCTGGCTGAAGTCGGAAATATCGTAACAGGAGGTTTTCTAGCGGCCATTACTGGCTTTACTGGTATCAGATTTTATCCTTCGATACCGGGGGTGGCCCTGGATTATGGCTGCAATATCCTTTCTAGTGTTGCTGCGGAACTAGGGCATGTTTCCAATGAGGTACTGATAATAGAGACCATATTCAAGCTAAATCACAAGGAAATGATCGGGCACTTTTTCCTCTTGCCTGAGCCTGATTCCCTTAGAGTTATAGTTACGGCGCTGGGAGTGTAA
- a CDS encoding chemotaxis protein CheW: MEVQIVVFRLQNKWYGLYINRVKEIFPLVKITRVPRTPSYILGVINLRGTVVPVLSLHRLFGLPEPLITEESRIIILTEQEGMFGVLADEISSVTKVGEDQIQTDIYEKYIDAFVKLPDRVVMVLKRQFKEELGWGNSKN, translated from the coding sequence GTGGAGGTTCAAATTGTTGTATTTCGTTTACAAAACAAATGGTATGGTCTTTATATCAACAGAGTGAAGGAAATTTTTCCGCTCGTTAAAATTACCAGGGTGCCGCGGACACCCTCCTATATTCTCGGGGTGATAAACCTGCGGGGAACAGTAGTACCAGTCCTTTCTTTGCACCGGTTGTTTGGCTTGCCGGAACCGTTAATCACTGAAGAAAGCCGAATTATAATTTTGACTGAACAGGAGGGTATGTTTGGGGTACTGGCTGATGAAATTAGCAGTGTAACCAAGGTAGGAGAAGATCAGATTCAAACTGATATCTACGAAAAATATATTGACGCTTTTGTTAAATTGCCAGATCGGGTAGTGATGGTATTGAAACGGCAATTTAAGGAGGAATTGGGGTGGGGGAATTCAAAAAATTGA